The Chitinophaga sp. Cy-1792 genome contains the following window.
GTCAAAGGCCTGTCTGACCCTGACTCCCACAGATGGATTTGCTAAAGTGGGTGATGCCAATAAATTGAAACTTGACTGGCTGAAAAAATTACTCATCCCGGATAGTCATTTACTGGGCATTGCCGCCTTGCTGGGAACTGCGGCCGCTACAATGCAAACTGTTATGGCTGTTTTTACGCAGCGACTCATCGATCATATTTTACCGGATAAAAAAGTAAAAGATTTTTTACTGATTACAGGCCTGGTATTAGTTGTGCTGATGATTAAAGAGTTATTGAATTACCTGCGACAGCACCTGCTGTTGATACAAGGGAAAAACTTTAACAGTCGTATCATCCATGTGTTTTACGGTAACCTGTTGTTCCTCAAAAAATATTTTTTTGATAGCAGAAAGATTGGTGAACTGGTGTCCAGGCTGAACGACACCACCCGCATTCAGCAGGTGGTGAACCAGGTTGCTGCTGTAACTATCATCGATGTAATTGTTGTAGTCGTTTTTACGATCTTTCTGTTTTTCTACTCCATCATAGTTGGATTGATGGCGCTGGTCTTTGTTCCTGTCTATTTCTACCTGATCAGGTATTATTATAAACCTGTCAGCAGGGCCCAGCAGCATGTTATGCAGGATTATGCACAGAGTGAGAGCTTCTATATTTCTACTTTGTCGGGGGTGGAAGCCATCAAGAATTTCGGGAAAGAGCCATTATTTACAGCGCTCAACCAGCAGGTATATACCAACTATCAGGATAGTGTTTTTCGGCTCGGCGGTATTCGTATCAGGCTTGGTTTTCTGGCCAATACCGCAGGTATACTTTTCCTTATTGCCGTAATTCTCTTTACCGGCATGGGGGTGATGAACGGCCATATCAGAATGGGGGAGTTAATGGCTATCCTCGGAGGCGCCAGTATATTATTGCCGGCTGTGGCTGATCTGGCGTTGGCGTCTATTTCTTTTAATGAAGCGGTAGTCGCATTCAACAGAATGTTCGAATTTTTGACGGTTGAAAAAGAAAAGCTCCACCATGATCAGCTAGTGCCATATGCACAGCCACCCTTTGCATTGTTACAGGTAAAGGCACTTTCCTTCCGTTTTCCGGGACGGAGCTTATTGTTAAAAGCTGTGTCGCTGGAAGTCCGTAAAGGTGAAATTATCGCTGTTACCGGCGAAAGTGGCTGTGGTAAAAGTACATTGCTGCAATTACTGCAGGGATTTTATACGCCGGAAAATGGAGCTGTTATCATTAATGAAGCTATGAATTTACAGGATTTTCCATTGGGGCAATGGCGTAAAATCATTACAGTTGTGCCTCAGCAGGTACATATTTTTAATGGTAGCATTTTGGATAATGTCACTCTGAATGATGCCGCCAGCTCGCCTGAAGAGGTAATGTTATTTTTGAATAATAATGGCCTGACAACATTTTTTAACGACTTACCTCATGCCTGGTATACCATGGTGGGGGAAGAGGGG
Protein-coding sequences here:
- a CDS encoding peptidase domain-containing ABC transporter, which encodes MKTAFPKRISSTFTKQLEKSDCGVACLLSVIRYHGGDHTLNELRRKSGTTISGTTLLGMQQAATACGFDAAGARGTIGALAVQTTPVILHVELKPGDHHYVVCYGPNNEVANPGFIIGDPANGLTLLSPETLEHCWKSKACLTLTPTDGFAKVGDANKLKLDWLKKLLIPDSHLLGIAALLGTAAATMQTVMAVFTQRLIDHILPDKKVKDFLLITGLVLVVLMIKELLNYLRQHLLLIQGKNFNSRIIHVFYGNLLFLKKYFFDSRKIGELVSRLNDTTRIQQVVNQVAAVTIIDVIVVVVFTIFLFFYSIIVGLMALVFVPVYFYLIRYYYKPVSRAQQHVMQDYAQSESFYISTLSGVEAIKNFGKEPLFTALNQQVYTNYQDSVFRLGGIRIRLGFLANTAGILFLIAVILFTGMGVMNGHIRMGELMAILGGASILLPAVADLALASISFNEAVVAFNRMFEFLTVEKEKLHHDQLVPYAQPPFALLQVKALSFRFPGRSLLLKAVSLEVRKGEIIAVTGESGCGKSTLLQLLQGFYTPENGAVIINEAMNLQDFPLGQWRKIITVVPQQVHIFNGSILDNVTLNDAASSPEEVMLFLNNNGLTTFFNDLPHAWYTMVGEEGVNLSGGQRQMIGLARALFHQPELLILDEVTAAMDRNTEKMVIDLLLRLKEKMGIIFITHRLHLLQTFSDRTYILENGETVHYGAHSHLLTTSNLYSNYWKDFYANMTDNSQG